The Primulina eburnea isolate SZY01 chromosome 6, ASM2296580v1, whole genome shotgun sequence genome contains a region encoding:
- the LOC140834177 gene encoding alcohol dehydrogenase class-3-like isoform X2, with product MATQGQVITCKAAVAWEPNKPPVIEEVQVAPPQAGEVRVKILFTALCHTDAYTLGGKKLCARDSGQKGQIVQAVISN from the exons ATGGCCACTCAAGGTCAAGTGATTACTTGCAAAG CTGCGGTGGCCTGGGAACCCAACAAGCCTCCAGTGATAGAGGAGGTACAGGTGGCGCCGCCGCAGGCCGGCGAGGTGAGAGTGAAGATACTCTTCACTGCTCTCTGCCACACCGATGCCTACACCTTGGGCGGCAAG AAACTTTGCGCTAGAGATTCAGGCCAAAAAGGGCAGATTGTTCAAGCTGTTATATCCAACTGA
- the LOC140834177 gene encoding alcohol dehydrogenase class-3-like isoform X1: MATQGQVITCKAAVAWEPNKPPVIEEVQVAPPQAGEVRVKILFTALCHTDAYTLGGKITVEAQDHRDTPSSQDISFPYSFP; encoded by the exons ATGGCCACTCAAGGTCAAGTGATTACTTGCAAAG CTGCGGTGGCCTGGGAACCCAACAAGCCTCCAGTGATAGAGGAGGTACAGGTGGCGCCGCCGCAGGCCGGCGAGGTGAGAGTGAAGATACTCTTCACTGCTCTCTGCCACACCGATGCCTACACCTTGGGCGGCAAG ATTACGGTAGAAGCCCAAGATCACCGAGATACACCTTCCTCACAAGATATATCCTTTCCTTACTCATTTCCTTAA
- the LOC140834176 gene encoding small ribosomal subunit protein mS33-like: protein MSFGRSLGSLKNVLADAALKGVTEARARIFGHVLNPTGQRSPHKILRKKLIGEKVAAWYPYDIKKDDPLITARQEQERLNKLEMLKRRGKGPPKKGHGKRAKKSSK from the exons ATGAGTTTCGGCAGAAGTTTGGGGAGCTTGAAGAATGTGCTGGCTGATGCAGCATTGAAAGGAGTTACAGAGGCGAGGGCTAGGATTTTTGGTCACGTTCTCAATCCAACGGGGCAAAGGTCTCCCCATAAGATACTGCGCAAGAAGCTGATCGGTGAGAAAGTCGCTGCCTGGTACCCTTATGATATCAAGAAGGATGATCCCCTCATCACAGCTCGTCAAGAACAAGA GCGTTTAAACAAACTCGAAATGTTGAAGCGTCGTGGAAAGGGACCGCCAAAGAAAGGCCATGGAAAGCGTGCTAAAAAGAGCAGCAAATAG